A single genomic interval of Armigeres subalbatus isolate Guangzhou_Male chromosome 1, GZ_Asu_2, whole genome shotgun sequence harbors:
- the LOC134206199 gene encoding uncharacterized protein LOC134206199, which translates to MPRLELCAAVTLARLANAVIPILNIKIDDVKLWSDSQIVLAWIKKNPDQLQVYVRNRVLEIDRLCSAYEWKYVKSEDNPADLVSRGCYPEVLRRSDIWWNGPPFLRHIDYEMQETPVIHDDELPELKAQLCNPAVEIEDEPVFQRCGTFSKLQRVLAQAVRFTRLVRMSKENRADNKYISVQDIRKATLYIIRVLQKRELCKEIQCVQRGELPKRLANLQPFLDKEGLLRVGGRLQNSKLPFDAKHQLLLPQNHRVTEMLIRKYHEERLHEGPSGLLAAIRQKYWLINARSAIRKVTRSCVKCFRVNPRGVQPLMGNLPEERVNIAAAFELTGVDYAGPVIVKEGRKVQAKTHQGIHRVVCVSYDEINPSRASFGFDYGIISLCVGSVCQSTRDGP; encoded by the coding sequence ATGCCTAGATTGGAACTTTGTGCTGCCGTTACGCTAGCAAGATTGGCTAACGCAGTGATACCTATCTTGAACATCAAAATCGATGATGTGAAACTGTGGAGTGATAGTCAAATTGTGCTGGCCTGGATAAAGAAGAATCCAGATCAACTCCAGGTATACGTCAGAAACCGAGTGTTGGAGATTGATAGATTGTGTAGTGCTTATGAGTGGAAATACGTCAAGTCAGAAGATAATCCAGCAGATCTAGTGTCCAGAGGGTGTTATCCAGAAGTATTACGACGTTCAGATATCTGGTGGAATGGCCCACCATTTTTGCGACATATTGACTACGAGATGCAGGAGACTCCGGTGATTCACGACGACGAATTGCCAGAGTTAAAGGCGCAACTATGTAATCCAGCAGTCGAGATTGAGGATGAACCTGTATTCCAGCGGTGTGGAACCTTTTCGAAACTCCAACGCGTATTGGCTCAGGCGGTGAGATTCACACGGCTTGTCAGAATGTCGAAAGAGAATCGTGCAGATAACAAATACATCTCTGTGCAAGACATACGAAAGGCGACCTTGTACATAATACGAGTTCTACAGAAGAGAGAATTGTGTAAGGAGATTCAGTGTGTTCAGCGAGGAGAGTTACCAAAACGACTTGCGAATCTTCAACCTTTCTTAGATAAAGAAGGATTGCTACGTGTAGGTGGTCGGCTGCAAAATTCTAAACTTCCGTTTGACGCCAAACATCAATTACTTCTTCCGCAAAATCACCGAGTCACGGAAATGTTAATACGCAAATATCACGAAGAGAGATTACATGAAGGGCCATCCGGCCTGCTGGCAGCGATACGTCAGAAGTACTGGTTAATCAATGCTAGATCTGCCATTCGGAAGGTGACTCGGAGCTGTGTTAAGTGCTTTAGAGTCAATCCAAGAGGAGTGCAACCTTTAATGGGTAATCTTCCTGAGGAACGTGTGAACATTGCAGCAGCATTTGAACTCACCGGAGTTGACTATGCCGGCCCTGTGATagtgaaggaaggaaggaaggtaCAAGCCAAGACACATCAAGGCATACATCGCGTTGTTTGTGTGTCTTACGACGAAATCAATCCATCTCGAGCTAGTTTCGGATTTGACTACGGAATCATTTCTCTCTGCGTTGGATCGGTTTGTCAATCGACGAGGGATGGTCCGTAA
- the LOC134205750 gene encoding uncharacterized protein LOC134205750 translates to MDVLDGVPRCVLGYQVTTRTQIVFSFLIPVIFELLVYTVVITADVLVVVEHFRNGNPTWAWLSLSFMWLPAVACFAAVLSSPSQWPETVGCDGRTLRFAGKDVLILVFFPVAAVYRFSRRIFWSIEALFHDRSSYGRVQAVEKVRESSPFELYHFLQAFLHAAPQMLLQLYILLRDNTFRNYDTVTAQIVSVIFSFLTMASIITSYQRFESQKIVGRCYPWSSEEQVKSRKKELLRTTSTVERNITSVLPEPDPMTPNIMRNFYSRYGDDSPTPSGSGTQRKTMNVDQSNFDSTSMKNIKDPYLNYTDDDKLTVSDTVDSLSPTVSFKKDLVENIEDIRDFIRRTDDSKLAFNANSSDDEYEDPIYAEVFDKSPQTPAPPTPVAYLAKRASMFRNFFVFDTENFIKDHVPRLPEKLFDHSDRKSTPNGDETDGDLLSLPSGRQMIHGLEEDDLSGKSVAFAGWVMFLLMRMIALSVFYVFFPTYFWMVCLNHYLLMIACIVYEVRFHEKLERYYFYLFLAYIYTFSLMEFKIKFIHVRTWYVGYFVIVFAENIAMSAIWYYLGSFESWWFDFLHYITIASGILSLLCLLFYYAFLRPKDKLLFVN, encoded by the exons ATGGACGTTCTCGACGGAGTTCCACGGTGCGTTCTCGGCTACCAGGTCACGACCCGGACGCagattgtgttcagtttcttgATTCCAGTGATTTTCGAACTGCTCGTCTATACGGTCGTCATCACGGCCGACGTGCTTGTGGTGGTGGAGCACTTCCGCAATGGTAATCCGACGTGGGCTTGGTTAAGTTTGAGTTTTATGTGGCTGCCTGCTGTTGCGTGCTTTGCGGCTGTACTGTCGTCACCTAGCCAATGGCCGGAAACGGTGGGATGCGACGGGCGAACACTCAGATTCGCGGGAAAAGATGTTTTAATATTGGTGTTCTTTCCGGTGGCTGCCGTTTATAG ATTCAGCCGGAGAATTTTCTGGAGCATTGAAGCTTTGTTCCACGATAGATCGTCATACGGAAGGGTGCAAGCGGTTGAAAAGGTCAGGGAGTCGTCCCCATTCGAATTGTATCACTTTCTGCAAGCATTCTTGCACGCCGCTCCCCAGATGCTTCTCCAGTTGTACATTCTGTTGCGTGATAACACTTTCAGAAATTATGATACAGTGACGGCGCAGATTGTAAGCGTCATATTTTCGTTTTTGACAATGGCGTCCATTATCACGTCGTACCAACGGTTTGAAAGCCAGAAAATTGTCGGACGCTGTTACCCGTGGAGCTCTGAGGAACAGGTGAAATCCCGTAAGAAAGAACTCCTACGGACAACTAGTACAGTGGAGCGGAATATCACGAGCGTGCTTCCTGAACCAGATCCAATGACACCGAACATAATGCGCAACTTTTATTCGAGATATGGCGATGATTCGCCCACGCCCAGTGGATCAGGAACTCAGCGTAAGACCATGAACGTAGATCAATCAAACTTTGATTCGACTTCGATGAAAAACATTAAAGATCCTTATCTGAACTATACCGATGACGATAAACTAACTGTTTCCGATACGGTGGATTCGCTTTCCCCGACTGTGAGTTTCAAAAAGGACCTGGTGGAGAACATCGAAGACATCCGAGATTTCATTCGCAGGACGGACGATTCAAAACTAGCCTTCAACGCGAACAGCAGTGACGATGAATACGAAGATCCAATCTACGCTGAGGTTTTCGACAAAAGCCCTCAAACACCAGCTCCCCCCACGCCCGTAGCTTACCTAGCGAAAAGGGCTTCCATGTTTAGGAATTTTTTCGTATTCGAcactgaaaatttcatcaaggATCATGTTCCTCGCCTTCCGGAAAAATTATTCGATCACAGTGACAGGAAATCTACGCCGAACGGGGATGAAACTGATGGTGATCTGCTGTCTCTGCCGTCGGGTCGGCAGATGATCCATGGACTGGAAGAGGATGATCTCAGTGGAAAATCGGTGGCATTTGCAGGGTGGGTCATGTTCCTGTTGATGCGGATGATCGCCCTGTCGGTGTTCTACGTATTTTTCCCAACGTACTTCTGGATGGTTTGCCTTAATCATTACCTGCTGATGATAGCGTGCATCGTTTATGAAGTGCGGTTCCACGAGAAGCTGGAGCGGTACTACTTTTACCTGTTCCTTGCCTACATCTACACGTTCTCTCTAATggagttcaaaataaaatttatccaCGTTCGGACATGGTACGTGGGATACTTTGTGATAGTATTCGCAGAGAACATTGCCATGAGCGCCATCTGGTACTATTTAGGTTCGTTCGAATCCTGGTGGTTCGACTTTTTGCACTACATCACAATTGCCAGCGGAATACTGAGTTTGTTGTGTCTGCTATTTTATTACGCGTTCTTGCGACCAAAAGATAAGTTATTGTTTGTGAACTGA